A single genomic interval of Mangifera indica cultivar Alphonso chromosome 5, CATAS_Mindica_2.1, whole genome shotgun sequence harbors:
- the LOC123216553 gene encoding protein PXR1 isoform X1, producing the protein MGGQGRRRREKNYRAAHGGPTRLPPPPDPSQVDALPSKLRKLISFTSTLQDSNKVSKDENRKIKVDADADKKGFPEKKRKLETTGIEDGDADSVEEMAQNGKNEKGKKKRKRKEVKDLRFEAEIGNLATRSKRKERKKKYLEEKKKKHKKAKTEEEPDFPGREKIKFGDVVEGPPKLLAVPKSMKIDASKERLRLQAIESYRNRKGWTSRPGLQLPPVIT; encoded by the exons atgggaggccaaggaagaagaagaagagagaagaacTATAGAGCAGCACATGGAGGTCCTACTCGACTACCTCCTCCACCTGATCCCTCCCAAGTCGATGCTTTACCTTCGAAACTCCGCAAGCTCATCTCTTTCACTTCTACTCTTCAAG ATTCTAACAAGGTTTCAAAGGAcgaaaataggaaaataaaagtAGACGCTGATGCTGACAAA AAGGGCTTCCCggagaaaaaaaggaaattggAAACAACTGGAATCGAAGATGGGGATGCAGATAGTGTAGAGGAAATGGCGCAGAATGGCAAAAacgaaaagggaaagaaaaaaagaaaaaggaaggaggTAAAGGACCTACGATTTGAGGCTGAAATTGGGAATTTGGCCACCCGTTCTAAAAGAAAGGAGCGCAAGAAAAA GTatttggaagagaagaaaaagaaacacaaGAAAGCTAAAACAGAGGAGGAGCCAGACTTCCCAGGAcgtgagaaaataaaatttggagATGTGGTTGAAGGACCGCCTAAATTGCTTGCAGTTCCTAAG TCAATGAAGATTGATGCTTCGAAAGAGAGGTTACGTTTGCAGGCAATTGAGTCTTACAGAAATCGCAAAGGATGGACCTCAAGACCAGGGCTTCAGCTTCCCCCAGTGATCACATGA
- the LOC123216553 gene encoding protein PXR1 isoform X2, with amino-acid sequence MGGQGRRRREKNYRAAHGGPTRLPPPPDPSQVDALPSKLRKLISFTSTLQDSNKVSKDENRKIKVDADADKGFPEKKRKLETTGIEDGDADSVEEMAQNGKNEKGKKKRKRKEVKDLRFEAEIGNLATRSKRKERKKKYLEEKKKKHKKAKTEEEPDFPGREKIKFGDVVEGPPKLLAVPKSMKIDASKERLRLQAIESYRNRKGWTSRPGLQLPPVIT; translated from the exons atgggaggccaaggaagaagaagaagagagaagaacTATAGAGCAGCACATGGAGGTCCTACTCGACTACCTCCTCCACCTGATCCCTCCCAAGTCGATGCTTTACCTTCGAAACTCCGCAAGCTCATCTCTTTCACTTCTACTCTTCAAG ATTCTAACAAGGTTTCAAAGGAcgaaaataggaaaataaaagtAGACGCTGATGCTGACAAA GGCTTCCCggagaaaaaaaggaaattggAAACAACTGGAATCGAAGATGGGGATGCAGATAGTGTAGAGGAAATGGCGCAGAATGGCAAAAacgaaaagggaaagaaaaaaagaaaaaggaaggaggTAAAGGACCTACGATTTGAGGCTGAAATTGGGAATTTGGCCACCCGTTCTAAAAGAAAGGAGCGCAAGAAAAA GTatttggaagagaagaaaaagaaacacaaGAAAGCTAAAACAGAGGAGGAGCCAGACTTCCCAGGAcgtgagaaaataaaatttggagATGTGGTTGAAGGACCGCCTAAATTGCTTGCAGTTCCTAAG TCAATGAAGATTGATGCTTCGAAAGAGAGGTTACGTTTGCAGGCAATTGAGTCTTACAGAAATCGCAAAGGATGGACCTCAAGACCAGGGCTTCAGCTTCCCCCAGTGATCACATGA
- the LOC123216553 gene encoding protein PXR1 isoform X3 — protein MEVLLDYLLHLIPPKSMLYLRNSASSSLSLLLFKKGFPEKKRKLETTGIEDGDADSVEEMAQNGKNEKGKKKRKRKEVKDLRFEAEIGNLATRSKRKERKKKYLEEKKKKHKKAKTEEEPDFPGREKIKFGDVVEGPPKLLAVPKSMKIDASKERLRLQAIESYRNRKGWTSRPGLQLPPVIT, from the exons ATGGAGGTCCTACTCGACTACCTCCTCCACCTGATCCCTCCCAAGTCGATGCTTTACCTTCGAAACTCCGCAAGCTCATCTCTTTCACTTCTACTCTTCAAG AAGGGCTTCCCggagaaaaaaaggaaattggAAACAACTGGAATCGAAGATGGGGATGCAGATAGTGTAGAGGAAATGGCGCAGAATGGCAAAAacgaaaagggaaagaaaaaaagaaaaaggaaggaggTAAAGGACCTACGATTTGAGGCTGAAATTGGGAATTTGGCCACCCGTTCTAAAAGAAAGGAGCGCAAGAAAAA GTatttggaagagaagaaaaagaaacacaaGAAAGCTAAAACAGAGGAGGAGCCAGACTTCCCAGGAcgtgagaaaataaaatttggagATGTGGTTGAAGGACCGCCTAAATTGCTTGCAGTTCCTAAG TCAATGAAGATTGATGCTTCGAAAGAGAGGTTACGTTTGCAGGCAATTGAGTCTTACAGAAATCGCAAAGGATGGACCTCAAGACCAGGGCTTCAGCTTCCCCCAGTGATCACATGA
- the LOC123216551 gene encoding cytochrome P450 704C1-like: MDFFLGSPLFITVLAIILGVVTVGILGGKLQQKKKYHPIGGTVFNQLLNFNRLHHYMTDLAAKHKTYRLISPFRSEVYTAYPPNVEYILKTNFENYGKGWYNYNILRDLLGDGIFTVDGDKWRQQRKISSYEFSTKVLRDFSSVVFKKNVAKLAQILYEASNANHILDIQDLFMKSTLDSIFKVGFGVELDSMCRSSEEGIHFSSAFDDASAMTLFRYVDISWRIKKFLNIGSEATLKKKIEVIDTFVYKLIHSKTEQMCNAQDDSSMKKEDILSRFLQVNETDPKYLRDIILNFIIAGKDTTATTLSWLIYMLCKHPAVQEKIAEEVKEATNIKDSTSFAKFADSITEEAQEHMHYLHAAITETLRLYPAVPVDAKICLADDTLPDGFNVSKGDMVAYQPYAMGRMKFIWGDDAEEFKPERWLNENGIFQKESPFKFTAFQAGPRICLGKEFAYRQMKIFSAVLLHFFEFKLSNEKATVNYRTMINLHIDGGLHVRVLRRIGS, from the exons ATGGATTTCTTCCTGGGTAGCCCTCTCTTCATCACTGTTTTAGCTATAATTTTGGGAGTTGTTACCGTTGGAATTCTGGGTGGAAAATTGCAGCAAAAGAAGAAGTATCATCCTATTGGTGGTACAGTATTCAATCAACTCCTCAACTTCAACAGACTGCATCATTATATGACTGATCTCGCTGCCAAGCATAAGACTTACAGGTTGATTTCTCCTTTTAGAAGTGAGGTTTACACTGCTTACCCTCCCAACGTAGAATACATTCTTAAAACCAACTTCGAAAATTATGGCAAG GGCTGGTATAATTACAACATTCTAAGGGACTTATTAGGGGATGGAATTTTCACTGTTGATGGTGATAAGTGGCGTCAACAGAGAAAGATATCTAGCTACGAGTTCTCAACAAAAGTTCTGAGAGACTTTAGCAGTGttgttttcaagaaaaatgtggCAAAACTTGCTCAGATTCTGTATGAGGCTTCAAATGCCAACCACATTCTGGACATTCAA GATCTGTTTATGAAATCAACTTTGGATTCAATTTTCAaagttggatttggagttgaatTAGACAGCATGTGCAGATCAAGCGAAGAAGGTATCCATTTCAGTTCTGCTTTTGATGATGCAAGTGCAATGACTCTCTTCAGATATGTTGATATTTCATGGAGGATCAAgaagtttttaaatattggaTCAGAAGctacattaaagaaaaaaattgaagtgaTTGACACTTTTGTTTACAAGCTAATTCATAGCAAGACTGAACAAATGTGCAATGCACAAGATGATTCTTCT ATGAAGAAAGAAGACATATTATCAAGGTTTCTTCAAGTGAATGAGACTGATCCAAAGTATCTGCGAGATATAATTTTGAACTTCATAATTGCTGGCAAAGACACAACAGCAACGACACTTTCGTGGCTTATTTACATGCTCTGCAAGCACCCTGCTGTGCAGGAAAAAATTGCAGAAGAAGTGAAGGAAGCTACAAACATTAAAGACAGTACAAGCTTTGCCAAGTTTGCGGACAGTATTACTGAAGAAGCTCAGGAACATATGCATTATCTTCATGCAGCTATAACTGAAACTCTGCGACTGTACCCTGCTGTTCCAGTG GATGCTAAGATATGTTTGGCCGACGATACGTTGCCAGATGGGTTCAATGTGAGCAAAGGTGATATGGTAGCTTATCAACCTTATGCAATGGGTAGGATGAAATTCATCTGGGGCGATGATGCAGAAGAATTCAAGCCAGAGAGATGGTTAAATGAGAATGGAATATTTCAGAAAGAGAGCCCTTTCAAATTTACAGCCTTCCAG GCCGGTCCGCGAATCTGTCTAGGGAAGGAATTCGCGTACAGACAGATGAAGATCTTCTCAGCAGTCCTGTTACacttttttgaattcaaattgagcaaTGAGAAGGCAACTGTAAATTACAGGACAATGATCAATCTTCACATAGATGGAGGCCTGCATGTTAGAGTCCTCCGAAGAATTGGCAGTTAA